Proteins co-encoded in one Flavobacteriaceae bacterium MAR_2009_75 genomic window:
- a CDS encoding gliding motility-associated-like protein, which yields MEKITSFALTRKVKQTYILVFAFFISGLTQSFGTDVYSSSKHMKPETVSANMVSTYDGCPVREMRELRTSDFGFADGVTDGSLNASNVDISSKWGLPAGSVLVTVEGASSKASLQLFEVNKDLPATFRFSGSVPVLIVAEHSARVDANQRDGIIALDGVEYLQTANLPAGIISGQDVDDYYVENTTASPIYGPDRFSWESQTPVNDIMFYTTSSFPVNGIRVWVVPIVCVDTDGDGVNDNVDLDDDNDGILDSVEDPNLDGDNDPLTDPYDSDGDGYPNHLDIDSDNDGIPDNVEAQTTSGYIAPNDDTASEYAANDGVNSAYPTGLTPVNTDGLDNEDYLDDDSDNDGVPDNNEGNDFNFDGVPNQVATGLDSDQDGLDDGFEGNDVNDGFDVNDEIDDPANDLPDTDGTEDVNYRDFDDDGDGIDTPDEDADNDGDPTNDDEDEDGTPDYLDPKENPEKDTDGDGVPDVTDLDDDNDGILDTEEDPNLDGDNDPLTNPLDTDGDGYPNHLDIDSDNDGIPDNIEAQTTDGYIAPNEDDEATYIENDGLNSAYPDGITPVNTDGEDTEDYIDLDSDNDLVPDNNEGNDFDYDGLPDQTYMGLDSDGDGLDDGYEGADVNDGFDVNDEINDPANDLPDTDGTEDVNYRDFDDDGDGIDTPDEDGDQDGDPTNDDSDEDGTPDYLDPDSSPTPETDTDGDGVPDSVDLDDDNDGILDTVEDPNWDGDNDPNTNPWDTDGDGYPNHLDIDSDNDGIPDNVEAQTTDGYIAPNEDDAETYAGNDGLNSAYPNGLTPVNTDGADDEDYRDLDSDNDLVPDNNEGNDFDYDGIPDQTYTGIDSDGDGLDDGYEGADVNDGFDVNDEIDDPANDLPDTDGTEDVNYRDFDDDGDGVDTPNEDLNNDGDPTNDDGDADGVPSYLDPSETTEIVVMQMVTPNGDGKNEFLWIENVDKALDNSLRIFNRWGVEVYHGEDYNNQNNVFDGRSKGRTTVSVGDYLPAGVYFYIFDYNTVDSRSITDRGYIYISK from the coding sequence ATGGAAAAAATTACTTCTTTCGCGCTTACAAGAAAAGTAAAGCAGACTTATATTCTTGTCTTTGCGTTTTTTATTTCTGGGCTGACTCAATCATTTGGAACAGATGTTTATAGTTCGTCAAAACATATGAAGCCAGAGACGGTCTCTGCTAATATGGTGAGCACCTATGACGGATGCCCGGTTCGTGAAATGCGCGAACTTCGAACATCTGATTTTGGTTTCGCAGATGGCGTTACTGATGGCAGTTTGAACGCATCTAATGTTGATATCAGTTCAAAATGGGGTTTGCCCGCCGGAAGTGTACTTGTCACCGTTGAAGGGGCGAGTTCAAAAGCTTCTCTTCAATTGTTCGAGGTAAATAAAGATTTACCGGCAACTTTTCGCTTTTCCGGTTCTGTTCCTGTGTTGATCGTGGCAGAACATTCTGCCAGGGTAGACGCTAATCAACGTGATGGTATTATAGCCCTTGATGGTGTTGAGTATCTGCAAACGGCAAATCTGCCAGCGGGCATTATTTCTGGGCAAGATGTAGATGATTATTATGTTGAAAATACTACCGCTAGCCCGATTTATGGACCGGATAGATTTTCTTGGGAATCACAGACACCCGTTAACGATATTATGTTCTATACCACCTCAAGTTTTCCGGTAAACGGTATTAGAGTTTGGGTGGTGCCGATTGTCTGTGTAGATACTGATGGCGATGGTGTGAACGACAATGTCGATTTAGATGATGATAACGATGGCATTTTAGATAGTGTTGAAGACCCCAATTTAGATGGTGACAATGATCCACTGACCGACCCATATGATTCTGATGGAGATGGATACCCGAATCATTTGGATATTGACTCTGATAATGATGGAATACCTGATAATGTAGAAGCTCAGACTACGAGCGGTTATATTGCACCTAACGACGATACTGCTAGTGAGTATGCAGCAAATGATGGTGTTAATTCTGCTTACCCCACTGGGTTGACTCCAGTTAATACTGACGGTTTAGATAATGAAGATTATTTAGATGATGATAGTGATAATGATGGTGTACCCGATAATAACGAAGGCAACGATTTCAATTTTGACGGTGTTCCTAATCAAGTTGCTACAGGTCTTGATTCTGATCAAGACGGTCTCGACGACGGGTTTGAAGGAAACGATGTTAACGATGGGTTTGATGTTAATGACGAAATTGACGACCCAGCTAATGATTTGCCGGATACTGACGGCACTGAAGATGTAAATTATAGAGATTTTGATGATGATGGTGATGGAATAGATACTCCTGATGAAGACGCGGACAATGATGGTGATCCAACAAACGACGATGAAGATGAAGATGGTACACCTGATTATTTAGATCCTAAAGAAAATCCCGAAAAAGATACCGATGGTGATGGTGTGCCCGATGTTACTGATTTGGACGATGACAATGATGGAATTTTAGATACAGAGGAGGACCCCAATCTTGATGGGGATAATGACCCACTAACGAATCCGCTTGATACTGATGGCGATGGGTATCCGAATCACTTGGATATCGACTCTGATAATGATGGAATTCCGGATAATATTGAAGCTCAAACTACTGATGGTTATATTGCACCTAACGAAGATGATGAGGCGACCTACATTGAAAATGATGGTCTAAACTCGGCATATCCTGATGGAATAACTCCTGTCAACACAGACGGTGAAGATACCGAAGACTATATAGACCTAGATAGCGATAATGATTTAGTGCCCGATAACAACGAGGGTAACGATTTTGATTATGACGGTCTTCCAGACCAAACTTATATGGGGTTAGACTCTGATGGCGATGGTCTTGATGATGGGTATGAAGGCGCTGATGTAAACGATGGTTTTGATGTGAATGATGAAATCAATGACCCTGCTAACGATTTACCGGATACCGATGGCACAGAAGATGTGAATTACCGAGATTTTGATGATGATGGTGATGGAATAGATACGCCTGATGAAGATGGCGATCAAGATGGTGACCCTACTAATGACGATAGCGATGAAGATGGCACCCCCGATTATCTAGACCCAGATAGCAGCCCTACACCTGAGACCGATACCGATGGCGATGGCGTTCCAGACTCTGTTGATCTTGATGATGATAATGATGGTATTTTAGATACAGTGGAAGATCCAAATTGGGATGGTGATAATGACCCCAATACTAACCCATGGGATACAGATGGCGATGGGTACCCAAATCACTTGGATATCGATTCAGATAATGACGGAATACCTGATAATGTAGAAGCTCAGACAACCGACGGTTATATTGCACCAAATGAAGATGATGCTGAGACCTATGCTGGTAATGATGGTTTGAACTCGGCTTACCCTAATGGACTTACTCCTGTAAACACCGATGGAGCTGATGATGAAGACTATAGAGATTTAGATAGTGATAATGATTTAGTACCTGATAACAACGAGGGTAATGATTTCGATTATGATGGTATACCAGACCAAACATACACCGGTATAGACTCTGATGGTGACGGTCTCGACGATGGCTATGAAGGTGCTGATGTAAACGATGGTTTTGATGTCAATGACGAAATTGATGATCCTGCCAATGATTTGCCTGATACCGATGGTACAGAGGATGTAAACTACCGTGACTTTGACGACGATGGTGATGGTGTAGATACACCTAACGAAGATTTGAACAATGATGGTGATCCTACGAATGATGATGGTGACGCTGATGGTGTACCATCTTATTTAGATCCTTCTGAAACTACCGAAATTGTGGTAATGCAAATGGTAACACCTAATGGCGATGGTAAGAATGAATTTTTGTGGATCGAAAATGTAGATAAGGCTTTAGATAACTCTTTGAGAATTTTCAATAGATGGGGTGTTGAAGTTTATCATGGCGAAGATTACAATAACCAAAATAATGTGTTCGACGGACGTTCTAAGGGTAGGACTACCGTAAGTGTCGGGGATTATTTACCGGCAGGAGTATATTTTTATATCTTTGACTATAATACGGTAGATAGCAGAAGCATTACAGATAGAGGGTACATCTACATTAGTAAATAA
- a CDS encoding type IX secretion system PorP/SprF family membrane protein, with protein MAINKSLFASLFLFIVFWNDAWAQQDAQYTQYMYNTMSVNPAYAGSRGQLSVAALYRSQWVGLDGAPETWTVNLHSPIRNSKVGYGISIVNDKIGEGTIQETYIDALVSYTIDVSLKGKMSFGLKLGGNLLNLDFEQLRQRPGFEESTNTDNIENKFSPNVGLGLYYHTDKFYAGLSAPNLLETEHFDGSTSDANDIDFLSQDRINFYLITGYVFDLNDNLKFKPALLSKVVGGAPLQVDISTTFLFAEKFSLGAAYRWDAAVSGLAGFQITDQIMLGLAYDSETTSLGDTQFNSGSFEVFLRWELVKSFEKLVSPRFF; from the coding sequence ATGGCAATAAACAAGAGCCTTTTTGCATCGTTATTCTTATTTATAGTTTTTTGGAATGATGCTTGGGCACAACAAGATGCCCAGTATACTCAATACATGTACAATACCATGAGTGTAAACCCTGCTTATGCAGGTTCTCGGGGTCAGTTAAGTGTAGCTGCTTTATACCGCTCACAATGGGTAGGTCTAGACGGAGCTCCTGAAACTTGGACGGTTAATTTGCATTCGCCAATTAGAAATAGTAAGGTGGGTTATGGTATTTCAATCGTTAACGATAAGATTGGTGAAGGTACTATTCAAGAGACTTATATTGATGCCTTGGTTTCTTATACCATAGATGTATCCTTAAAGGGCAAGATGTCTTTTGGTCTAAAATTAGGGGGTAATTTACTTAATTTAGATTTTGAGCAGTTAAGGCAGAGACCAGGTTTCGAAGAATCTACGAATACTGACAATATCGAGAATAAGTTTTCTCCAAATGTAGGATTAGGGTTGTATTATCACACCGATAAGTTCTATGCAGGCCTATCGGCTCCTAATCTTTTAGAGACCGAACATTTTGATGGGTCTACGAGCGATGCCAATGATATCGATTTTCTTTCTCAGGATCGTATCAACTTTTATTTAATCACTGGGTACGTATTTGACCTGAACGATAACCTTAAATTCAAACCGGCATTACTCAGCAAGGTAGTTGGTGGGGCACCTTTACAAGTAGATATCTCGACCACTTTTCTATTTGCTGAGAAATTTTCTCTAGGCGCAGCCTATCGATGGGATGCTGCCGTAAGTGGTCTCGCGGGTTTTCAAATAACCGACCAGATTATGTTAGGGTTGGCGTATGACTCGGAAACCACCTCATTGGGAGACACCCAATTTAATAGTGGGTCGTTTGAAGTTTTCCTCCGATGGGAATTGGTCAAGTCTTTTGAAAAATTAGTTTCTCCCCGATTCTTCTAA
- a CDS encoding WD40 repeat protein, with protein MMKKLHILVTLFILSGLSCYAQEKPDRLVTKANEKYDEYSFRPAIDIFKKVLDRGYASADLLKKLGNSYYFNANYEEAAKTYKRLVNEYSEDVTPQYYFRYAQSLKTLEEYEASNEVMAKFTESTSDDVRASTYKEERNYLEEIKRNSGRYNVAPFQYNSPYSDFAPTFYKEGLLFSSDRDTGNFARYRHTWNSKDFLDLYKVNSDSVSKNLVVKLGDHVNTRLHESTTAVNKAGTVLYFTRNNYKEGKYVKDGEGIIRLKIFRATINEEGLWGNIEELPFNGDNYSVAHPALSADENFLYFASDMPGTLGESDIFRVSIEEDGSFGTPENLGDVINTEARETFPFVSSESVLYFSSDGHPGLGGLDVFTTKIANDKFDGTVMNVGEPVNGRLDDFTFIFDEETRKGYFASNRSEGQGADDIYSFIESKPLVLDCQQRVSGTVRDKLSNEVLVGATVKVIDENNDEILTAITDAEGKYELLLDCSQGNFVRAMTEGYIPAEEYLGKSDGIPKTIDFLLERNTVSAGFGDDLAKLLQLSTIYFDFDKYNIRKDSEIEVEKVIAAMEKYPSLKIKVNSHTDSRGKDAYNLWLSQKRAESTVQYMISKGISKERLQSEGYGETKLLNNCDNGTKCAEEQHQLNRRSEFIIME; from the coding sequence ATGATGAAAAAATTACACATACTGGTTACTTTATTCATTTTATCTGGCTTGAGTTGCTATGCCCAAGAAAAACCAGATAGATTGGTAACCAAGGCCAATGAAAAATATGATGAATATTCTTTTAGGCCGGCTATAGATATATTTAAGAAAGTTTTGGATAGAGGTTACGCTTCGGCCGATTTATTGAAAAAACTGGGTAACTCCTATTACTTTAATGCAAACTATGAAGAAGCAGCGAAAACTTATAAGAGACTGGTTAATGAATATTCTGAAGATGTAACGCCTCAGTACTATTTTAGGTACGCACAATCTCTTAAGACTCTTGAAGAGTATGAAGCTTCAAATGAAGTAATGGCTAAGTTTACCGAGAGTACCTCAGATGATGTTAGGGCATCTACCTATAAAGAAGAAAGAAATTACCTAGAAGAGATTAAACGTAATTCTGGAAGGTACAATGTAGCCCCTTTTCAGTATAATTCTCCTTATTCTGATTTTGCACCTACCTTTTATAAAGAGGGACTTCTTTTTTCTTCGGATAGGGATACCGGAAATTTTGCTCGTTATCGTCATACTTGGAATTCGAAAGACTTTCTAGACCTATATAAGGTAAACTCAGACAGCGTATCAAAAAATCTCGTAGTCAAGCTCGGAGACCATGTGAATACAAGATTACATGAATCTACTACAGCGGTTAATAAGGCAGGTACAGTTCTGTATTTCACAAGAAACAATTATAAAGAGGGAAAATATGTTAAAGACGGTGAGGGCATAATACGATTAAAGATTTTTAGGGCAACCATAAATGAAGAGGGCCTGTGGGGTAACATTGAAGAATTGCCTTTTAATGGTGATAACTATTCCGTTGCCCACCCAGCTTTAAGTGCAGATGAGAACTTTTTATACTTTGCTTCAGATATGCCTGGCACCTTGGGTGAATCAGATATATTTCGAGTTTCGATCGAAGAAGATGGTAGTTTCGGAACACCGGAAAATTTAGGAGATGTAATCAATACTGAAGCGAGGGAAACTTTTCCGTTTGTATCAAGTGAAAGTGTATTATATTTCTCTTCAGATGGGCATCCGGGTTTGGGTGGGCTTGATGTATTCACTACGAAAATTGCTAACGACAAGTTTGATGGCACGGTCATGAATGTCGGTGAACCCGTAAACGGTCGTTTAGACGACTTTACTTTTATTTTTGATGAAGAGACTAGAAAAGGTTACTTCGCATCGAACCGCTCAGAGGGCCAAGGGGCAGATGATATTTATTCTTTCATTGAATCAAAACCTTTAGTACTCGATTGTCAACAAAGGGTGAGTGGTACCGTTAGAGACAAACTATCGAATGAGGTATTGGTAGGGGCTACAGTAAAGGTCATCGATGAAAACAATGATGAGATTTTAACTGCTATTACAGATGCAGAGGGCAAGTATGAACTATTACTTGACTGTAGTCAGGGTAATTTTGTAAGGGCAATGACAGAGGGGTATATTCCGGCAGAGGAGTATTTGGGCAAATCAGATGGCATCCCTAAGACCATCGACTTTTTGTTAGAACGCAACACTGTAAGTGCGGGGTTTGGCGATGATTTGGCAAAATTGTTGCAATTGAGTACGATATACTTTGATTTTGATAAATATAATATTAGAAAAGATTCTGAAATTGAAGTTGAGAAGGTGATTGCCGCTATGGAAAAATATCCGAGTTTGAAAATTAAGGTTAACTCTCATACCGATAGTAGAGGTAAAGATGCCTACAATCTCTGGCTATCACAAAAAAGAGCAGAATCAACAGTTCAATATATGATATCTAAGGGCATCTCAAAAGAGCGTTTACAAAGCGAAGGCTATGGTGAGACAAAATTGCTTAATAACTGCGATAATGGCACAAAATGTGCAGAGGAACAGCATCAATTAAATAGGCGCTCCGAATTTATTATTATGGAGTAA
- a CDS encoding CUB-like protein — protein MLGFKTKFLFMLSVMLTSFQLFAQETYLDTFSNTSYANNNGSQNFSSNWIETGDTNNGPNSQYIRITGNRLQLYYLYSETIRRSVDLSGASNAILSFDWEAVSLGNPRELAVQISNNGGSTYTTIGTITGNNTGTFSQDISAFISNNTTVRFRKSNFNWRDNDVAYIDNFQITATYPAPIPVIEVNNISINEDVGSANFTVTHTGTNATTAFSVNYEIVDGSANVGSDYSATTGVLNFSGIAGDTETVSVPILNDDIIENPEDFIIQFTLVTDPSVDISDTGIATITDDDALIMTDGQSVTTCNDTFFDPGGLSNYGNNLDEIYTICPDTADTYLNIDFTSFEVVSGDVLYIYDGNSTAGTLIGQYDSSNIPSSINSNAANGCLTFRFVSNGSTTGAGWEAEINCFPEGPIIVIDDISFDEDVGNAVFTVRSTRAAHGRNIFLLGFVEEPFTVDFQTVDGSATNGSDYTASSGFLTFTGELNNIQTISVPINNDGIPELAENFTIEFTNAEAEYAQVNYNDIGTGTINSQILANDPLTLFQEFDGYYDYSTTGGTLRTSPNGGDPCAISTSSSNSLVSPVPATATVERAYLYWSHSSTVRDADVTFEGQSVSANFLYQTSLGNRNFYGYVSDVTAIVQGTTDLTNNVFDFADLDINNTGDYCNTSTVLGGWALMVFYEDRSLPAVNINLYQGFDGLSNDGTSFTLDSFYAISGTGAKATFLSWEGDPDLTGASSGSTNPEELSITNQRNQNYILSGDGGQPGNNSYNSTIYDNTVGPVYNNSNTYGVDLDTYDISAYIQPADSEVTANVDVGQDFVISSAVVLKVPSNLIAGRVFEDVNYPGGLGRNRTVSSGVGITGAVVELFDESGNFVQRKNTAANGSYSFGGMADGDYFIKVVSSTVRSTRDNGPNCSSCYPVQTYRAEVTTDGSYNDIVNEIGGANPSAFQDVALGVFNNAQSISSVTVDGNGVVDIDFGFNFNTIVNTNEFGQGTLEQFILNSNTLGETGLDIEANSIFDPAPGEDVSIFMIPPSGDSLGRTADANYNASGYFDIAIDNSNTLTNITGTNTIIDGRTQTAYSGNTNTGTVGAGGSLVGISNTTLPNYERPEIQVHRNGGDLIDLNGNNVTIRNVSVYANNNAGVRVLGGTAIVSNSILGANALGASSGNIDYGVEVTGGNASISSNYISSNTDAGILIDGGDASTIQLNHLTANGNTACSDNILILDGSNINIEENLIENAGASGIEIDNINGVQISNNNISSSGQNGGNCTGDYEGMGIIVNGSDANINQNLIFSNGGEGIVVTNGNTNTISQNSIFANGTNAPSLGIDLNRDGVTLNDNGDGDSGPNGLNNFPIISGAYISGTNFIVEGWSRPGATIEVFLTDISEGTATAGDNQFTLTTDYGEGQAYLGSFIEGSANDSNSQSSSYDDLDGNTDDTNKFKFSIPLPSGAAFGKFVTATATIANTTSEFSPQSVIKAYTLITNRRITYRVKKQ, from the coding sequence ATGCTAGGTTTTAAGACCAAATTCTTATTTATGCTTTCTGTGATGCTGACTTCTTTTCAGCTCTTCGCACAAGAAACCTATTTAGATACTTTTAGCAATACCTCATATGCTAACAATAATGGGTCACAGAACTTTAGTTCAAATTGGATTGAAACCGGTGATACAAATAATGGTCCTAACAGTCAATATATTAGAATTACTGGCAATAGGTTACAACTATACTATTTATACTCAGAAACTATAAGAAGATCAGTTGACTTATCTGGAGCCTCTAATGCAATTTTATCATTTGATTGGGAAGCCGTTAGTCTTGGTAACCCTAGGGAATTAGCAGTCCAAATTTCAAATAATGGAGGCAGTACTTATACAACTATAGGTACAATTACTGGCAACAATACAGGAACATTTAGCCAAGACATTTCGGCTTTTATTTCTAATAATACTACAGTTCGATTTCGTAAATCTAATTTTAATTGGCGAGACAATGATGTGGCTTATATTGACAATTTTCAAATTACAGCGACCTATCCGGCACCAATTCCTGTTATAGAAGTAAATAATATTTCTATAAACGAAGATGTAGGTTCAGCAAATTTTACGGTAACACATACAGGAACAAATGCAACTACGGCATTCTCTGTTAATTATGAAATAGTGGACGGCTCTGCGAATGTAGGAAGTGATTATTCTGCTACAACGGGAGTTTTAAATTTTAGTGGAATAGCAGGAGACACGGAAACAGTATCGGTTCCTATTTTAAATGATGATATAATTGAAAATCCAGAAGATTTTATAATTCAATTTACCTTAGTAACGGATCCTTCGGTAGATATTTCTGATACTGGGATTGCAACAATTACCGATGATGATGCTTTAATAATGACTGATGGTCAATCTGTAACAACCTGTAACGATACTTTTTTTGATCCAGGTGGTCTCTCAAATTATGGTAATAACTTAGATGAGATTTACACCATTTGTCCTGATACGGCAGACACATATCTTAATATTGATTTTACAAGTTTCGAAGTCGTTTCCGGTGATGTACTATACATCTACGACGGAAATTCTACCGCAGGTACTTTAATAGGACAATATGATAGTTCAAATATTCCATCTAGTATAAATTCTAATGCTGCAAATGGATGTTTAACATTTAGGTTTGTTTCAAATGGAAGTACAACAGGTGCTGGATGGGAAGCAGAGATCAATTGTTTTCCGGAAGGGCCAATTATTGTGATTGATGATATATCATTTGATGAAGATGTAGGTAACGCTGTATTTACAGTACGTTCTACACGTGCGGCTCACGGACGAAATATTTTTCTACTTGGTTTTGTTGAAGAACCTTTCACAGTAGATTTTCAGACGGTGGACGGTTCTGCTACAAATGGTTCTGATTATACCGCTTCCTCAGGATTCTTAACTTTTACGGGTGAACTCAATAATATCCAAACAATTTCTGTTCCTATTAATAATGATGGAATACCTGAATTAGCAGAAAACTTTACTATTGAATTCACAAATGCCGAAGCTGAATATGCTCAAGTAAATTATAATGATATTGGAACAGGCACTATTAACTCACAAATTCTGGCAAATGACCCGTTGACCTTGTTTCAAGAATTTGATGGATACTATGATTACTCAACTACCGGAGGTACTTTAAGAACTAGCCCTAATGGTGGCGATCCTTGCGCAATATCTACTTCATCTTCAAATAGTTTAGTGTCACCGGTTCCTGCTACAGCAACAGTTGAAAGGGCTTATTTATATTGGTCGCATTCAAGTACAGTACGTGATGCTGATGTTACTTTTGAAGGTCAAAGTGTATCTGCTAATTTTTTGTATCAAACCTCATTAGGAAATCGAAATTTTTATGGCTATGTAAGTGATGTTACTGCAATAGTACAAGGTACAACTGATCTTACTAATAATGTTTTTGATTTTGCTGATTTAGATATTAATAATACTGGTGATTATTGTAATACTAGCACGGTTTTAGGAGGTTGGGCACTTATGGTCTTTTATGAGGATCGCTCATTACCCGCAGTTAATATTAATTTATATCAAGGTTTTGATGGGTTAAGTAACGATGGTACTTCATTTACTCTCGATTCTTTTTATGCCATTTCGGGCACTGGAGCAAAAGCAACGTTTCTTTCTTGGGAAGGAGATCCCGATCTTACCGGCGCTAGCTCTGGTTCAACAAACCCAGAAGAATTGTCAATTACCAATCAAAGAAATCAAAATTATATACTTTCTGGAGATGGTGGTCAACCAGGTAATAACTCCTACAATTCAACTATTTATGACAATACAGTAGGGCCCGTATATAACAACTCCAATACCTATGGGGTAGATTTAGATACGTATGATATTTCGGCTTATATACAACCAGCAGATAGCGAGGTAACCGCTAATGTAGATGTAGGTCAAGATTTTGTTATTTCATCCGCTGTCGTTCTTAAGGTACCTTCCAATCTAATTGCAGGGCGTGTCTTTGAAGATGTTAATTACCCTGGTGGTTTGGGTAGAAACCGAACAGTTTCTTCTGGTGTAGGTATTACTGGTGCTGTTGTTGAATTATTTGATGAGTCTGGAAATTTTGTTCAAAGAAAAAATACGGCAGCTAATGGTAGTTATTCCTTTGGTGGAATGGCTGACGGTGATTATTTTATCAAGGTGGTGAGCTCTACCGTTAGGTCTACCAGAGATAATGGGCCAAATTGTTCTTCATGCTATCCAGTACAGACCTATCGTGCCGAAGTTACTACTGATGGCAGTTATAATGATATAGTTAATGAGATTGGCGGAGCAAATCCAAGTGCATTTCAAGATGTAGCTCTTGGTGTATTTAACAATGCTCAGAGTATCTCTAGTGTTACCGTTGATGGTAATGGTGTTGTTGATATTGACTTTGGTTTTAATTTTAATACCATTGTCAATACCAACGAATTTGGGCAGGGAACATTGGAACAGTTCATTTTAAATAGTAATACTTTAGGTGAAACAGGTCTTGATATCGAAGCTAATAGCATTTTTGATCCTGCACCGGGCGAAGATGTATCTATTTTTATGATACCTCCATCAGGTGATAGTTTAGGCAGAACGGCTGACGCAAATTATAATGCTTCAGGCTATTTTGATATTGCGATAGATAATTCTAACACTCTAACTAACATTACCGGTACAAATACGATAATAGACGGTAGAACCCAAACAGCTTACTCTGGTAATACAAATACTGGAACAGTAGGTGCTGGTGGCTCTTTAGTCGGTATATCGAATACGACCTTACCGAATTATGAAAGACCTGAAATTCAAGTTCATCGTAACGGAGGTGATTTAATAGACCTTAATGGCAATAATGTAACTATTAGAAACGTATCAGTTTATGCAAACAACAATGCAGGCGTAAGGGTATTAGGAGGCACTGCAATAGTATCTAATTCTATTTTAGGAGCAAATGCACTAGGTGCATCCTCTGGAAATATCGATTATGGTGTTGAGGTTACTGGGGGAAATGCATCCATATCATCGAATTATATTTCGTCAAACACTGACGCCGGTATTTTAATCGATGGAGGAGATGCCAGTACTATTCAACTTAACCATTTGACAGCTAACGGAAATACCGCCTGTTCTGATAATATTCTTATTCTTGACGGAAGCAATATAAATATTGAAGAAAATCTAATTGAGAATGCGGGGGCCTCGGGCATTGAAATAGATAATATAAACGGAGTACAAATTTCAAACAATAATATCTCAAGTTCAGGTCAAAATGGAGGTAATTGTACTGGTGATTATGAAGGCATGGGTATCATTGTAAATGGTAGTGATGCGAATATTAACCAAAACCTGATTTTTTCAAACGGAGGTGAAGGTATTGTGGTAACTAATGGAAATACCAACACTATCAGTCAAAATTCAATATTTGCGAATGGTACAAACGCACCAAGTTTAGGTATCGACCTAAATCGTGACGGTGTTACTCTAAATGACAATGGAGATGGTGATAGTGGCCCAAACGGCTTAAACAATTTCCCTATTATATCCGGAGCCTATATTAGCGGAACCAATTTTATTGTTGAAGGGTGGAGTAGACCTGGCGCTACGATTGAAGTATTTCTGACCGATATTAGTGAAGGTACTGCAACGGCAGGTGATAATCAATTTACATTAACTACAGACTACGGTGAAGGACAAGCATATCTTGGAAGCTTTATCGAGGGTAGTGCAAATGATTCTAACTCACAATCTTCAAGCTACGATGATTTAGATGGCAACACAGATGATACGAATAAGTTTAAATTTAGCATTCCCCTGCCAAGTGGTGCCGCATTTGGTAAATTTGTAACAGCTACTGCTACTATTGCGAACACCACTTCAGAGTTCTCTCCGCAAAGTGTTATTAAGGCGTATACGCTTATAACTAATAGGCGTATTACATACAGGGTTAAAAAACAATAA